A DNA window from Rhizobium sp. NXC14 contains the following coding sequences:
- a CDS encoding M81 family metallopeptidase, which yields MRIAVGGIHIECSTYNPVLNEEKDFRVLRGEGLLESSYFAFLKDYDAEFLPTVHARAIAGGPVSRATYEGFKNEFLDRLKPLLPLDGLYLAMHGAMYVEGMEDAEGDWISAARALVGEACTVSASYDLHGNVTQRIIDALDIYSTYRTAPHIDVEETMRRSVSMLVKSLETGVRPFVLWAPIPVVLPGERTSTVDEPAKSLYALLPEIDAMAGVWDASLMVGYVWADEPRATAAAIMTGTDRAVLEREARRLAKAYWEAREDFVFGCETGSVEECVARAIASPTAPVVLAESGDNPTGGGVGDRADVLAELIAKGADGVVFADIADKAATEACYAAGVGAELVLSVGASLDSKGSRPVNARFTVKFLHETADAADRQAVVSIGGIDLVLSAKRRPYHNIADFTRLGIDPHAAKIIVVKSGYLSPELAPIANPNLMALSEGVVDQFVERLPRLRKQHPTYPFDKDFAFEPQVFLSARSLRA from the coding sequence ATGCGCATTGCCGTCGGTGGCATTCACATTGAATGCAGCACATACAATCCCGTTCTGAATGAGGAAAAGGATTTTCGGGTGTTGCGCGGAGAGGGGCTGCTGGAATCGTCCTATTTCGCCTTTCTGAAGGATTATGATGCCGAATTTCTGCCGACGGTCCATGCCCGCGCCATTGCCGGCGGGCCGGTTTCGCGTGCCACCTATGAGGGCTTCAAGAACGAATTCCTCGATCGGCTGAAGCCGCTGCTGCCGCTCGATGGTCTGTATCTTGCCATGCACGGCGCCATGTATGTCGAAGGCATGGAGGATGCCGAAGGCGACTGGATCAGTGCGGCCCGCGCGCTTGTCGGCGAGGCATGCACCGTCTCGGCAAGCTACGACCTGCACGGCAACGTCACCCAGCGCATCATTGATGCGCTCGACATCTACTCCACCTATCGCACCGCCCCGCATATCGATGTCGAAGAGACGATGCGCCGCTCGGTCTCGATGCTGGTCAAGAGCCTGGAAACCGGCGTGAGGCCGTTCGTCCTCTGGGCGCCGATCCCGGTCGTCCTGCCCGGCGAGCGCACCAGCACGGTCGATGAGCCGGCGAAGAGCCTCTATGCCTTGCTGCCCGAGATCGATGCCATGGCGGGCGTCTGGGACGCATCGCTGATGGTCGGTTACGTCTGGGCCGACGAACCGCGCGCCACGGCCGCCGCTATCATGACCGGCACCGACCGCGCCGTGCTGGAGCGCGAGGCGAGGCGGCTCGCCAAGGCCTATTGGGAGGCCCGCGAAGACTTCGTCTTCGGCTGCGAGACCGGTTCGGTCGAGGAATGCGTTGCGAGGGCGATCGCCAGCCCGACCGCTCCCGTCGTGCTCGCCGAATCCGGCGACAACCCGACCGGCGGCGGCGTCGGAGACCGGGCCGATGTCCTGGCCGAGCTGATCGCCAAAGGTGCTGACGGCGTCGTCTTTGCCGACATTGCCGACAAGGCGGCGACCGAAGCCTGTTACGCCGCAGGTGTCGGGGCTGAGCTTGTCCTCAGTGTCGGGGCCTCGCTCGATTCCAAGGGCAGCAGACCGGTCAATGCCCGCTTTACCGTCAAATTCCTGCATGAGACCGCCGACGCCGCCGATCGGCAGGCGGTCGTTTCGATCGGCGGCATCGATCTCGTGCTCTCGGCCAAACGGCGACCCTACCACAATATCGCCGATTTCACCCGACTCGGCATCGACCCGCACGCTGCCAAGATCATCGTCGTCAAATCGGGCTATCTCTCGCCGGAACTGGCGCCGATCGCAAACCCTAACCTGATGGCGCTGTCGGAGGGCGTGGTCGATCAGTTCGTCGAGCGCCTGCCGCGGCTGCGCAAGCAGCATCCGACCTATCCCTTCGACAAGGATTTTGCCTTCGAGCCGCAGGTCTTTCTCTCCGCGCGTTCGCTGCGGGCTTGA
- the rplU gene encoding 50S ribosomal protein L21 has protein sequence MFAVIKTGGKQYRVAANDVLTIEKLEASAGDSIEFTEVLVIGEGADAAIGAPFVAGASVKAEVVDQTRGKKVIAFKKRRRQNSKRSRGHRQHHTVVRITDIVAAK, from the coding sequence ATGTTCGCAGTCATCAAGACCGGCGGTAAGCAGTACCGTGTGGCAGCCAACGACGTGCTGACCATCGAGAAGCTTGAAGCATCCGCTGGCGACTCCATTGAATTCACCGAAGTCCTCGTGATCGGCGAAGGCGCCGACGCGGCGATCGGTGCGCCCTTCGTAGCCGGCGCCTCCGTCAAGGCGGAAGTTGTCGACCAGACCCGCGGCAAGAAGGTCATCGCCTTCAAGAAGCGCCGTCGTCAGAATTCGAAGCGTTCGCGCGGCCATCGCCAGCATCACACGGTCGTCCGTATCACGGACATCGTGGCTGCCAAGTAA
- the rpmA gene encoding 50S ribosomal protein L27: MAHKKAGGSSRNGRDSESKRLGVKKFGGEAVIAGNIIVRQRGTQWHPGSNVGLGKDHTIFALTAGNVDYRTKANGRVYVSVMPKAEAAE, encoded by the coding sequence ATGGCACATAAAAAAGCTGGCGGTTCCTCGCGCAACGGTCGCGATTCCGAATCCAAGCGCCTTGGCGTGAAGAAGTTCGGCGGCGAAGCCGTCATCGCAGGTAACATCATCGTGCGTCAGCGCGGTACGCAGTGGCATCCCGGTTCCAACGTCGGCCTCGGCAAGGATCACACGATCTTTGCACTTACCGCCGGCAATGTGGACTACCGAACGAAGGCCAACGGTCGCGTCTACGTGTCTGTTATGCCGAAAGCGGAAGCAGCGGAATAA
- a CDS encoding GNAT family protein, translating to MQGELIRVDQSRSSREDQRSSKERLRPERLRTDCPVLLSERLVMRAPHEEDIDALAHLANNAKVATMVSRMPHPYTANDAADFVWRSRNGEIGKCVYAITKAENGAFMGCCGVEPHSDGKTVEIGYWLGEPYWNQGYTTEACHALVDMVFRTRQDVDQIDARCRVMNVASRRVIQKCGFQFQGSGLAASLALGSNVPVEWYRLDRKTWMSLRSWGNIA from the coding sequence ATGCAAGGCGAATTGATAAGGGTAGACCAATCACGGTCTTCCCGGGAAGACCAGCGGTCTTCCAAGGAACGGCTGAGGCCGGAGCGGTTAAGGACCGATTGCCCTGTCTTGTTATCGGAAAGGCTCGTCATGCGCGCGCCCCACGAGGAAGACATCGACGCCCTTGCCCATCTCGCCAACAACGCCAAAGTCGCCACCATGGTATCGCGTATGCCGCACCCCTATACCGCCAATGATGCCGCCGACTTTGTTTGGCGTTCGCGAAATGGCGAGATTGGCAAGTGCGTCTATGCCATCACCAAAGCCGAAAACGGCGCCTTCATGGGGTGCTGCGGCGTGGAACCGCACAGCGACGGCAAGACCGTCGAGATCGGGTATTGGCTGGGTGAGCCCTATTGGAACCAGGGCTACACCACCGAGGCCTGCCATGCCCTCGTCGACATGGTGTTCCGGACGCGGCAGGACGTCGACCAGATCGACGCCCGTTGCCGGGTGATGAACGTCGCCTCGCGCCGCGTCATCCAGAAGTGCGGCTTCCAGTTCCAGGGATCGGGGCTTGCGGCCTCGCTGGCGCTCGGCAGCAACGTGCCTGTGGAATGGTACAGGCTCGACCGCAAGACCTGGATGTCGCTGCGAAGCTGGGGGAACATCGCATGA
- a CDS encoding GNAT family N-acetyltransferase, translated as MSTTALQRPDTRPMMPGPAPVIPTARLTLRPHRLSDAPAIAESLADFAVTRMLSRVPAPFDRQDALDWLMPVTSGTLPDWSLAITGNDDVHIGTVSIELRHGRWHLGYWLNRYYWRRGYMSEAVAAIIERFSRRMPETPVHSGVFADNPASLRLQEKLGFRMTGCGEIYCFARNTMVSHIETVLQPGALQSRKVA; from the coding sequence ATGAGCACGACGGCACTGCAAAGGCCGGACACCAGGCCGATGATGCCCGGCCCCGCGCCGGTCATCCCGACTGCCCGGCTGACGCTCCGTCCCCACCGGCTGAGCGATGCGCCGGCAATCGCGGAATCGCTTGCCGATTTCGCGGTGACGCGCATGCTTTCCCGCGTCCCCGCGCCCTTCGACAGGCAGGATGCGCTGGATTGGCTGATGCCGGTCACGTCAGGCACGCTGCCGGATTGGTCGCTCGCCATCACCGGCAATGACGATGTCCATATCGGCACCGTCTCGATCGAACTGCGCCACGGCCGCTGGCACCTCGGCTACTGGCTGAACCGTTACTACTGGCGACGCGGCTATATGAGCGAGGCGGTGGCAGCGATCATCGAACGCTTTTCGCGCCGCATGCCCGAGACGCCTGTTCATTCCGGTGTCTTCGCAGACAACCCGGCTTCACTGCGACTGCAGGAGAAGCTCGGTTTCCGCATGACCGGTTGCGGCGAAATCTATTGTTTCGCCCGCAACACCATGGTGTCGCATATCGAAACCGTGCTGCAGCCGGGCGCGTTGCAGTCGCGGAAGGTGGCATAA
- a CDS encoding endonuclease/exonuclease/phosphatase family protein → MNFVSYNIQYGFGLDGRYDLARIARSLEGADVIALQEVTRGFSRNGFADMVAGIAALFPDHFWVYGPACDIHIDGGKGGLQPVRGTRFQFGNMVLSRWPILSTRTLLLPRSRTIAKINLQRGATEALIAIPGGAIRVYSVHLDHVSADERIRQLQFLNGKINAFVQEGGSLTGGGELDLPELPLPDDYMIMGDFNMEPESPEYCALAGAGGGYYGRVARIGTPMDAFAALNAYTPDSYSWMDPDDHGKRMHLDYCFVSCGLESRLKSARIDTQSLGSDHFPVWVEIGD, encoded by the coding sequence GTGAATTTTGTCAGCTATAACATACAGTACGGCTTCGGTCTCGACGGCCGATACGATCTGGCGCGGATCGCCCGCAGCCTCGAAGGCGCCGATGTCATCGCGCTGCAAGAAGTGACCCGCGGCTTTTCCCGCAACGGTTTTGCCGACATGGTGGCAGGGATTGCCGCCTTGTTTCCCGACCATTTCTGGGTGTATGGGCCAGCCTGCGACATCCATATCGACGGGGGCAAAGGCGGCCTGCAGCCGGTGCGCGGCACGCGTTTTCAGTTCGGCAATATGGTGCTGTCGCGCTGGCCGATCCTGTCGACGCGGACGCTGCTTCTGCCACGCAGCCGGACGATCGCCAAGATCAACCTGCAGCGCGGCGCAACCGAGGCGCTGATCGCCATTCCGGGCGGAGCGATCCGCGTCTACTCCGTGCATCTCGACCATGTCTCCGCCGACGAGCGCATCCGCCAGCTGCAATTCCTGAACGGCAAAATCAACGCATTCGTCCAGGAGGGCGGATCGCTGACGGGCGGTGGCGAGCTTGATCTGCCGGAGCTGCCGCTGCCCGACGACTATATGATCATGGGCGATTTCAACATGGAGCCGGAATCGCCGGAATATTGCGCACTTGCCGGTGCCGGCGGCGGATATTACGGCCGTGTTGCCAGGATCGGCACGCCGATGGACGCCTTTGCGGCGCTTAACGCTTACACGCCGGACAGCTACAGCTGGATGGATCCTGATGATCACGGCAAACGCATGCATCTTGACTATTGCTTCGTCAGTTGCGGCCTGGAGAGCCGGTTGAAATCCGCCCGGATCGATACGCAATCCCTCGGTTCCGATCATTTCCCTGTCTGGGTCGAGATCGGCGATTGA
- the obgE gene encoding GTPase ObgE yields the protein MKFLDEAKVYIRSGDGGAGSVSFRREKFIEFGGPDGGDGGRGGDVWVEAVNGLNTLIDFRYQQHFKATIGTHGMGRNRTGANGSDVTLKVPVGTQIFEEDRETMICDLTEEGQRYCLAHGGNGGFGNAHFKTSVNQAPDWANPGLPGEEKTIWLRLKLIADAGLVGLPNAGKSTFLASVTRARPKIANYPFTTLHPNLGVATVDEREFILADIPGLIEGAHEGVGIGDRFLGHVERTRVLLHLVSAQEEKVGKAYKTVKHELEAYGNELTDKPEIVALSQIDVLDEAELKKKTKELAKACGKTPFQISAVTGRGMTEVLRALRDIIVEENAEEKPAKVPKLRHRDMIVSEEGTDEDAADDQP from the coding sequence ATGAAATTTCTCGACGAAGCAAAGGTCTATATCCGATCCGGAGATGGCGGCGCGGGCAGCGTTTCCTTCCGGCGCGAGAAATTCATCGAGTTCGGCGGCCCCGATGGCGGTGATGGCGGACGCGGCGGCGATGTCTGGGTGGAGGCCGTCAACGGTCTCAACACGCTGATCGATTTCCGCTACCAGCAGCATTTTAAGGCGACGATCGGCACCCATGGCATGGGCCGCAACCGCACCGGCGCCAATGGCAGCGATGTGACGTTGAAGGTCCCCGTGGGAACCCAAATCTTCGAGGAAGACCGGGAAACGATGATCTGCGACCTGACCGAGGAAGGCCAGCGTTACTGCCTCGCCCATGGCGGCAATGGCGGCTTCGGCAACGCCCATTTCAAAACTTCGGTCAATCAGGCCCCGGACTGGGCCAATCCCGGCCTGCCAGGCGAGGAAAAAACCATCTGGCTGCGGCTGAAGCTGATTGCCGATGCCGGCCTTGTCGGCCTGCCCAATGCCGGCAAGTCGACCTTCCTCGCATCGGTTACCCGCGCCCGGCCGAAGATCGCCAACTACCCCTTCACCACGCTGCATCCCAATCTCGGCGTTGCTACGGTTGACGAGCGGGAGTTCATCCTGGCCGATATTCCGGGCCTGATCGAAGGCGCTCATGAGGGCGTCGGCATCGGCGACCGTTTCCTCGGCCATGTCGAGCGCACCCGCGTGCTGCTCCATCTCGTCTCCGCCCAGGAGGAGAAGGTCGGCAAGGCCTATAAGACGGTCAAACACGAGCTCGAAGCCTATGGCAATGAGCTGACCGACAAGCCCGAGATCGTGGCGCTGTCGCAGATCGACGTGCTTGACGAGGCCGAACTGAAGAAGAAGACGAAGGAGCTGGCGAAGGCCTGCGGCAAGACGCCGTTCCAGATCTCCGCTGTCACCGGCAGGGGCATGACCGAGGTTCTGCGCGCGCTGCGCGATATCATCGTCGAAGAAAATGCCGAGGAGAAGCCGGCCAAGGTGCCGAAGCTCCGGCATCGCGACATGATCGTCAGCGAAGAAGGCACGGACGAGGATGCGGCCGATGACCAGCCGTAA
- the proB gene encoding glutamate 5-kinase produces MTSRKPLGRYRRIVIKIGSALLVDRKAGLKKAWLDAMCADIAGLKAKGIDVLVVSSGAIALGRSVLNLPAGALKLEESQAAAAVGQIALARAWSESLSRDEIVAGQILLTLGDTEERRRYLNARATINQLLKIGAVPIINENDTVATSEIRYGDNDRLAARVATMTGADLLILLSDIDGLYTAPPHLDPNAAFLETIGEITPEIEAMAGGAASELSRGGMRTKIDAGKIATTSGCAMIIASGKTDSPLSAIENGARSSWFAPSGTPVTARKTWIAGQLQPAGELHVDEGAVTALGAGKSLLPAGVRSVSGLFSRGDTVAIIGPAGREIARGLVSYDAEDARRIAGRKSAEIAAILGYAGRAAMVHRDDMVMTAQIRPKSERQKKDASYA; encoded by the coding sequence ATGACCAGCCGTAAGCCGCTTGGCCGCTACCGCCGCATCGTCATCAAGATCGGCTCGGCCCTGCTGGTCGATCGCAAGGCCGGGCTGAAGAAGGCCTGGCTCGATGCGATGTGCGCCGATATTGCAGGCCTGAAGGCCAAGGGGATCGACGTGCTCGTCGTCTCCTCGGGGGCAATCGCGCTCGGCCGCTCGGTGCTCAACCTGCCCGCCGGCGCGCTGAAGCTTGAGGAAAGCCAGGCCGCCGCCGCCGTCGGCCAGATCGCCTTGGCGCGCGCCTGGTCGGAGAGCCTGTCGCGCGACGAAATCGTCGCCGGCCAGATCCTGCTGACGCTCGGTGATACCGAGGAACGCCGCCGCTATCTCAACGCACGCGCCACCATCAATCAGCTCCTGAAGATCGGCGCCGTGCCGATCATCAACGAGAACGATACGGTCGCGACCAGCGAGATCCGCTATGGCGACAACGACCGGCTTGCCGCCCGTGTGGCGACGATGACGGGCGCCGACCTGCTCATCCTCCTTTCCGATATTGACGGCCTGTACACCGCGCCGCCGCATCTCGATCCGAATGCGGCCTTCCTCGAGACGATCGGCGAAATCACCCCGGAAATCGAGGCGATGGCCGGAGGGGCCGCCTCCGAGCTCTCGCGAGGCGGCATGCGCACCAAGATCGATGCCGGCAAGATCGCCACCACGTCGGGCTGCGCCATGATCATCGCGTCGGGCAAGACCGACAGCCCTCTGTCGGCGATCGAAAACGGCGCGCGCTCCTCCTGGTTCGCACCTTCGGGAACACCGGTCACCGCCCGCAAGACCTGGATCGCCGGGCAGCTGCAGCCGGCGGGCGAACTGCATGTCGACGAGGGCGCCGTCACCGCGCTCGGCGCCGGCAAGAGCTTGCTTCCCGCCGGCGTGCGCAGCGTTTCCGGCCTCTTCAGCCGTGGCGACACGGTAGCGATCATCGGACCGGCCGGTCGCGAGATCGCCCGCGGGTTGGTAAGCTACGATGCCGAGGACGCCCGCCGCATCGCCGGCCGCAAATCGGCCGAGATCGCGGCCATTCTCGGTTATGCCGGACGCGCCGCCATGGTCCATCGCGACGACATGGTGATGACCGCCCAGATCAGACCGAAATCGGAAAGGCAGAAGAAGGACGCGAGCTATGCTTGA
- a CDS encoding glutamate-5-semialdehyde dehydrogenase, producing the protein MLDTVAPGPDIDALMNDIGRKAKAAARPLGFASTEAKNKALNAMADAILASRAHILAENVKDLKDIEGSETLASFVDRLTLNDKRIAEMAEGIRAIAALADPVGEVIAAWDRPNGLKIERVRTPLGVIGVIFESRPNVTADAGALCLKAGNAVILRCGSDSRRSSQAIHACMVDGLKAAGLPEHAIQLVPVTDRAAVGAMLRGLEGAIDVIVPRGGKSLVARVQNEARVPVFAHLEGLCHIYVDASADLEMAKKIVVNAKMRRTGICGAAETLLVDIAATGTHLTPLLEVLTEAGCEIRASAAVLKVAPGLKPATEEDWSTEYLDAIISVAVVDGISGAIAHIQTYSSNHTEAVIAEDPGVVERFFTEVDSAILLHNASTQFADGGEFGMGAEIGIATGKMHARGPVGVEQLTSFKYRVRGAGQTRP; encoded by the coding sequence ATGCTTGATACCGTTGCGCCGGGGCCTGACATTGATGCGCTGATGAACGACATCGGCCGCAAGGCGAAGGCTGCGGCGCGACCGCTAGGCTTTGCGTCCACCGAGGCGAAGAACAAGGCCCTGAACGCCATGGCCGACGCGATCCTGGCGAGCAGGGCGCATATCCTGGCCGAAAACGTTAAGGACCTGAAGGATATCGAAGGCAGCGAAACGCTTGCCTCCTTCGTCGACCGGTTGACGCTGAACGACAAGCGCATTGCCGAGATGGCCGAGGGAATCCGCGCCATCGCCGCCCTTGCCGATCCGGTTGGCGAAGTCATCGCCGCCTGGGACCGGCCGAACGGCCTGAAGATCGAGCGCGTCCGCACGCCGCTCGGCGTCATCGGGGTGATCTTCGAAAGCCGGCCGAACGTCACCGCCGATGCCGGGGCGCTCTGCCTGAAAGCCGGCAATGCGGTCATCCTGCGCTGCGGCTCGGATTCGCGCCGTTCATCGCAGGCTATCCATGCCTGCATGGTTGACGGCCTGAAGGCGGCCGGTCTTCCGGAGCATGCGATTCAACTCGTTCCGGTCACCGACCGCGCCGCCGTCGGCGCCATGCTGCGCGGCCTCGAGGGGGCGATCGACGTCATCGTGCCGCGCGGCGGCAAGAGCCTGGTTGCCCGCGTCCAGAACGAGGCCCGGGTGCCGGTCTTCGCCCATCTCGAAGGCCTCTGCCACATCTATGTCGATGCATCTGCCGATCTTGAGATGGCGAAGAAGATCGTCGTCAACGCCAAGATGCGCCGCACCGGCATCTGCGGCGCGGCCGAGACTCTGCTCGTCGATATCGCGGCAACCGGCACGCATCTGACGCCACTGCTCGAGGTGCTGACGGAAGCCGGCTGCGAGATCCGCGCTTCGGCGGCGGTGCTGAAAGTTGCGCCCGGCCTGAAGCCCGCGACGGAGGAGGACTGGTCGACCGAATATCTCGACGCGATCATCTCGGTCGCCGTCGTCGACGGCATATCGGGCGCCATCGCCCATATCCAGACATATTCCTCGAACCACACCGAGGCCGTCATCGCCGAAGACCCCGGCGTCGTCGAGCGTTTTTTCACCGAAGTCGATTCGGCGATCCTGCTGCACAACGCTTCTACCCAGTTCGCCGACGGCGGCGAGTTCGGCATGGGCGCGGAAATCGGCATCGCCACCGGCAAGATGCATGCCCGCGGTCCCGTCGGTGTCGAACAGCTGACCTCCTTCAAATACCGGGTGCGCGGTGCCGGACAGACCCGACCCTGA
- a CDS encoding nicotinate-nucleotide adenylyltransferase, with the protein MPHSERGMVVGLFGGSFNPPHEGHALVAEIAIKRLGLDQLWWMVTPGNPLKSRNLLAPLAERIAESERVAADPRIKVTAFEQALGVSYTANTLARVKARNPHVHFIWIMGADSLQTFHKWQKWQEIARTFPIAVIDRPGATLSYLSSKMTRSFDFARVDEDDARVLWKKRAPAWTFIHGPRSGLSSTAIRNGALPGTVR; encoded by the coding sequence ATGCCGCACAGCGAGCGCGGAATGGTCGTCGGCCTGTTCGGCGGGTCTTTCAATCCGCCACATGAGGGCCATGCGCTCGTCGCCGAAATCGCCATCAAGCGGCTCGGTCTCGACCAGCTCTGGTGGATGGTGACCCCCGGCAATCCGCTGAAAAGCCGCAATCTTCTCGCGCCGCTCGCCGAACGAATTGCCGAAAGCGAGCGTGTCGCCGCCGATCCGCGCATCAAGGTCACCGCTTTCGAGCAGGCGCTCGGCGTCAGCTACACCGCCAATACGCTGGCCCGCGTCAAGGCCCGCAATCCGCATGTGCATTTCATTTGGATCATGGGCGCCGACAGCCTGCAGACCTTTCACAAATGGCAGAAATGGCAGGAGATCGCCCGCACCTTTCCGATCGCGGTGATCGACCGGCCGGGCGCGACGCTCTCCTATCTCTCTTCGAAAATGACGCGGAGCTTCGATTTCGCGCGCGTCGACGAGGACGATGCGCGCGTTCTCTGGAAGAAGCGGGCTCCGGCCTGGACCTTCATCCACGGCCCACGCTCCGGCCTGAGCTCGACGGCAATCCGCAACGGCGCTTTGCCGGGCACGGTCAGATAG
- a CDS encoding IS630 family transposase (programmed frameshift), translated as MARPLSVDLRKRIADALAEGMTVRAAALRFGVSAATAVRIGQLDRSGRGLAPAKMGGHVKPMLCGAAADEVHRRLAAKADWTVRALAVDLKVAGIHVSHDTVWRFLRREGKTFKKTLIASEQDRPKVARFRSRWKTHQHRLDPDRLVFVDETWVKTNMTRTRGWCQRGQPLIAGIPHGHWKTLTFLAGLRHDRIVAPFVLDGPINGTAFTAWVEQCLAPTLNRGDIVILDNLGSHKGKPARNAIRNAGAHLFFLPPYSPDLNPIEMMFAKLKTLLRKADERSVEATWRRVGEVLKAFSPRECAAYLRHAGYVST; from the exons ATGGCGCGACCTCTTTCCGTGGATTTACGCAAGCGCATTGCCGACGCACTTGCCGAGGGCATGACGGTGCGGGCGGCCGCCTTGCGCTTTGGGGTATCGGCGGCGACGGCAGTGCGGATCGGTCAGCTTGACCGATCCGGGCGTGGTTTGGCGCCGGCCAAGATGGGTGGGCATGTCAAACCCATGCTGTGTGGCGCGGCGGCCGATGAGGTTCACCGCCGCCTGGCGGCCAAAGCCGATTGGACGGTGCGGGCGCTTGCCGTCGATCTGAAGGTGGCAGGCATCCATGTCTCTCATGACACGGTTTGGCGTTTCTTGCGCCGTGAAGGCAAGACATTT AAAAAAACGCTGATCGCCAGCGAGCAGGACAGGCCGAAGGTGGCGCGGTTCCGGAGCCGCTGGAAGACCCATCAACATCGACTTGATCCGGACCGCCTGGTGTTCGTTGACGAAACCTGGGTCAAAACCAACATGACGCGCACCCGCGGCTGGTGTCAGCGTGGGCAGCCGCTGATCGCCGGAATACCGCATGGCCATTGGAAAACGCTGACCTTCCTCGCCGGGCTGCGCCACGACCGCATCGTCGCGCCTTTCGTGCTCGATGGCCCGATCAACGGCACCGCTTTCACCGCCTGGGTCGAGCAATGCCTGGCACCAACCCTCAATCGCGGCGATATCGTCATCCTCGACAATCTCGGCAGCCACAAGGGCAAGCCGGCGCGCAACGCCATCCGCAATGCCGGCGCCCACCTGTTCTTCTTGCCGCCCTACAGCCCTGATCTCAATCCGATCGAGATGATGTTCGCCAAACTCAAGACTTTGCTGCGCAAGGCCGACGAGCGTAGCGTCGAAGCGACATGGCGGCGCGTCGGTGAAGTCCTCAAAGCATTCAGCCCGCGCGAATGCGCCGCCTATCTCAGGCATGCAGGATATGTTTCAACATAA
- the modA gene encoding molybdate ABC transporter substrate-binding protein, with the protein MQNRRQWMKLATAAIAALCIGAALPAPAAAEKLTVFAAASVKNALDAANAAWTQESGKEAVASYAASGALAKQIENAAPADIFISADLDWMDYLADKKLIKADTRSNLLGNRIVLVAEKDKAKPIEIKQGFDLAALLGDGRLAMGEPKSVPAGKYGMAALEKLGAWTPVESKVAGAESVRAALVLVSRGEAPYGIVYQTDAAADKGVAIVGTFPADSHPPIIYPVAILAKSKNPDARAYIDFLKSDKASVFFTAQGFTILK; encoded by the coding sequence ATGCAGAACCGCCGCCAATGGATGAAGCTGGCAACCGCCGCGATCGCGGCTCTCTGCATAGGCGCGGCGCTGCCGGCACCCGCAGCTGCTGAGAAGCTGACCGTGTTTGCCGCGGCAAGTGTCAAAAATGCGCTCGACGCCGCCAATGCCGCTTGGACCCAGGAGAGCGGCAAGGAAGCCGTCGCCTCCTATGCGGCGAGCGGGGCTCTTGCCAAGCAGATCGAAAACGCCGCGCCGGCCGACATCTTCATCTCGGCCGACCTCGACTGGATGGACTACCTCGCGGATAAGAAGCTGATCAAAGCCGACACCCGCTCGAACCTGCTCGGAAACCGGATCGTGCTCGTGGCCGAAAAGGACAAGGCAAAGCCGATCGAGATCAAACAAGGTTTCGATCTCGCCGCTTTGCTCGGTGACGGCAGGCTTGCCATGGGTGAGCCGAAATCGGTTCCTGCGGGCAAATACGGCATGGCTGCGCTGGAAAAACTCGGCGCCTGGACACCGGTCGAAAGCAAGGTCGCCGGCGCCGAAAGCGTACGCGCAGCCCTCGTCCTTGTCTCCCGCGGCGAAGCGCCTTATGGCATCGTCTACCAGACCGACGCAGCGGCCGACAAGGGTGTCGCGATCGTCGGCACCTTCCCGGCCGATTCCCACCCACCGATCATCTATCCGGTCGCGATCCTTGCTAAGAGCAAGAACCCGGATGCAAGGGCCTATATCGACTTCCTGAAATCGGACAAGGCGTCCGTCTTCTTCACGGCGCAGGGCTTCACTATCCTGAAGTGA